Part of the Bacteroidota bacterium genome is shown below.
GTTTCCTGAGATCGGTGATGTCGGTGGAGATTTCGATTACGTGAGCGACTTTCTCGCCGCCACGGGTCAGAGGCGAGGTCGTCACATGGTAGTGTGTTCGCTCGCCTTTGAGATTGATCCCGATTTGGTTGGATCGGTGCGCCTCACCGTCCTTAAACGTCTTGGCGGCCGGACAATGGGGGCATTTGCGCTTCTGGCGCTTGTACACTTCGTAGCAATGCTCCCCGAGGGCGTCACCGAAACGCTCACGAAAAGCTTCGTTGGCGCGGATGATGCGAAAGTCCTCGTCGATAACGGTCACGTAGCACGGCACGCGATCAAAGAGGATCTGGTACTGCTGCTGCCACTGGCGCGTCTCGGTTACATCGGAGGACATCTCAAGCACGTACTCGATCGGGCCGTCGCTGGTACGCCGCAGAGGAGCCGAGTGAACGACATAGTGGGTGTGACGGCCGCTGAGATCGATACCGACCTCGTCGGTGACGCGCGTCTGACCGTCGGAGAAAGTCTGAATCGTGTTGCACGGCTCGCAAGGGCGATCTGACTTTTTGTAGACCTGATAGCACTTCTTGCCCCGCCACGGGCCGTAGTACTCCTCGAAAGCACGGTTGGCGTCGACGACGTTGAAATCACGGTCAATCACCGCAACATTAAACGGCAATTGCTCCAGCACCTCGCGCTGCGGCCAGAGAACCTCCGCGACATCTTCCGGTGTCCCTCGACTAGCCATAGTAAGCTCCGTTCATTTGGGCTCCTCAACCAGAGACAAGCCGGGCATGACTACCCGGTTGTACTGCGGGTGGCGCAAAATATCCAACGCCTCGGCCTGCAGGTAGTCGGGTCCGTGACCGGTGTGACAGGCGGCACACTCGGCCATCGCCGCGCGTTCCGGCGACTCGGCCGCTTTCGTGCGGTGGCAGCCGACACACTGTGTGTGCATGGCGTTTACATAGGAAGCAGCCATGTAGTTTTTCACTTCGATCGTGGCTCCGGCCGGGATAAGATCCTTGTGACATTTATCGCAGGTTTTCGCGGAGGAGACCGTTCGATTTTGATCGGCTGCGTGGCAGTCGTTGCACGGGATATTGCCGCCGTCGTGGGCGGCGTGCCAGTCATGCCGGAACGCGTCGGCCGCGATATACATGCGGCTGTGGCAGGTGTAGCACCCGCTGGTCTGGTCCATCGGTTGATTCATGTGGTGGCACTGAACGCACGACTGTTCTCCTCCGAGTGAATCGACATGTACGGCGTGAGCAAACTCGACGCCGTAACCATCGCGGTTGCCGTCGACATAAAGCGTATCGCCGCCGCGTGCGCGCTGCGAAACGACCTGCTCGATACCGTCGCTGTGAAGGCGACTGCCGGGCAACAGGGCAAAGCCAAGCGCCATTGCCAGAATGAACGCGAGCGAGTACTTGGTGCGGCCGGCAACACCGGGCGCTCCGAGCCAAACCTCGCCGGCGCGGCTGAAACTCGGCCGGGCGTGGGGAGCGGATTCGGTTTCGACCGGGCGTTTATCCCAGATATGAAATTTCTCGACTGCGAACAAGAACACTATCATCATGAAAGCGACGATCGCAAACGAGATGGAAAATTCCATCCACGAGGGGAAGTACGAATCACCGGTAACGCCGGTCATGGTCAGGCCGCCGACATTGACGCGGTTGAAGATTGCGCCGAACACGACCATGGCCGATCCGATCCACTGGCCGGCAAGCGAGTGCCGAGTCCGGGGGACGGCGAACAGAATGAGCGGAATGATCGCCATGATCAGCAACTCTGTTATAAACAGGATGCTCTCGCGGCTGAGTGTGAAGATCATCGCTGTCTTGCCTTCGACCATGATGTCACCAAGTCTGACCAGCAGGTAGATGCTTAACACCCAGATTGCCGCCTTGCCGAGTTTGGCGATAAGATGCGACTCCGGTTTGCGATGATAGATCCAGGCCGAAATGAGACTCTCGAACGAAACCATCATCAAGCCGAGACCAATCGCCGAGAT
Proteins encoded:
- a CDS encoding PAS domain-containing protein, giving the protein MASRGTPEDVAEVLWPQREVLEQLPFNVAVIDRDFNVVDANRAFEEYYGPWRGKKCYQVYKKSDRPCEPCNTIQTFSDGQTRVTDEVGIDLSGRHTHYVVHSAPLRRTSDGPIEYVLEMSSDVTETRQWQQQYQILFDRVPCYVTVIDEDFRIIRANEAFRERFGDALGEHCYEVYKRQKRKCPHCPAAKTFKDGEAHRSNQIGINLKGERTHYHVTTSPLTRGGEKVAHVIEISTDITDLRKLEGEMIEAERLAAVGQTVAGLAHSVKNILMGMEGGKYIVSLGLKKNDKALISQGWEMLERNFDKTTHLVKDFLSFAKGRQPEVCLVDPNAL